One genomic window of Cyprinus carpio isolate SPL01 chromosome B8, ASM1834038v1, whole genome shotgun sequence includes the following:
- the LOC109109433 gene encoding copine-5-like — MQFCANKLDKKDFFGRSDPFMVFYRSNEDGTFTICHKTEVVKNTLNPVWQPFTIPVRALCNGDYDRSIKVEVYDWDRDGSHDFIGEFTTSYRELSRGQSQFNVYEVVNPKKKLKKRRYINSGTVTLLSFSVEAEHTFLDYIKAGTQIHFTVAIDFTASNGNPSQSTSLHYMNPYQMNAYAMALKAVGEIIQDYDSDKMFPALGFGAKLPPDGRVSHEFPLNGNVDNPYCNGMEGILEAYHESLKTVQLYGPTNFAPIINHVARYAAAVQDGSQYFVLLIITDGVISDMAQTKEAIVNAAKLPMSIIIVGVGQAEFDAMVELDGDDVRISSRGKLAERDIVQFVPFRDYMDRTGNHVLSMARLAKDVLAEIPDQLILYMKSRGIKPNQTPPDYSPPGLSPTPTV; from the exons ATGCAGTTCTGTGCCAATAAGCTGGATAAGAAAGACTTCTTTGGCCGCTCTGACCCATTCATGGTGTTCTACAGAAGTAATGAGGACGGAAC tTTCACTATCTGCCATAAAACTGAAGTGGTAAAGAATACGCTGAACCCCGTCTGGCAGCCGTTCACCATTCCTGTCAGAGCGTTGTGCAATGGAGATTATGACAG gtCAATTAAAGTGGAGGTGTACGACTGGGACAGAGATGGCAG TCATGATTTTATCGGGGAGTTCACCACCAGCTACAGAGAGCTCTCTCGTGGTCAGAGTCAGTTCAACGTGTACGAG GTGGTAAATCCTAAAAAGAAGCTCAAAAAGAGGAGATACATCAACTCTGGCACA GTGACACTGCTTTCATTCTCAGTGGAGGCTGAACACACGTTCCTGGACTACATCAAAGCAGG cactCAGATCCATTTCACAGTGGCCATTGATTTCACTGCGTCCAATG GGAACCCTTCTCAGTCTACCTCCCTGCATTACATGAACCCCTATCAGATGAACGCGTATGCCATGGCGTTGAAGGCCGTGGGCGAGATCATTCAGGACTATGACAGCGATAAGATGTTTCCTGCATTGGGCTTTGGAGCCAAACTTCCTCCCGATGGCCGGGTTTCCCATGAATTTCCCCTG AATGGTAATGTAGATAACCCATACTGCAATGGGATGGAGGGCATCCTAGAGGCTTACCATGAGAGTCTGAAGACTGTCCAGCTCTACGGACCCACCAATTTTGCTCCTATCATCAACCATGTAGCAAG GTATGCTGCAGCAGTTCAAGACGGCTCGCAGTATTTTGTGCTTCTCATCATCACAGATGGTGTGATATCAGATATGGCTCAGACTAAAGAAGCCATCGTCAAT gCGGCAAAACTACCTATGTCCATTATTATTGTTGGAGTTGGCCAGGCTGAGTTTGATG CCATGGTTGAACTGGACGGCGATGATGTAAGAATATCCTCCAGAGGAAAGCTGGCGGAGAGGGATATTGTACAG TTCGTACCATTCAGAGACTACATGGATAGGACAGGAAACCATGTCCTGAGCATGGCACGGCTTGCCAAGGATGTCCTGGCCGAGATCCCGGATCagttaattttatatatgaaGTCAAGGGGCATCAAGCCCAACCAGACACCACCAGACTACAGCCCACCTGGGCTCAGCCCAACCCCCACCGTATGA